In Uranotaenia lowii strain MFRU-FL chromosome 2, ASM2978415v1, whole genome shotgun sequence, one genomic interval encodes:
- the LOC129748192 gene encoding uncharacterized protein LOC129748192 yields MFRLVVALSAISSALSHTFPKLADESWQEAQMSEVANESKDQPEDLSKLLKMAPGYDDEDTSLGEYEDRLSKIDKELSNPVDAESFLSTLLENYKPGLYKQRMAEMRTNLSNIVLALYPIIKALIQGKQSGCFTEDTIWGIDLTLENMLTTLAELATDAHFAELGHWDQPK; encoded by the exons ATGTTCCGTTTGGTTGTTGCGTTGTCCGCGATAAGCTCAGCTTTGAGCCACACTTTTCCTAAATTAGCGGACGAATCCTGGCAAGAAGCGCAAATGTCTGAAGTCGCCAACGAAAGTAAGGATCAGCCGGAAGATTTGTCGAAATTGCTAAAGATGGCGCCCGGTTACGATGATGAGGACACTTCTTTGGGTGAATATGAGGATAGATTGTCCAAAATCGACAAGGAGTTATCGAATCCCGTTGACGCGGAAAGTTTTTTGTCGACGTTGCTTGAAAACTACAAACCCGGCTTGTACAAGCAAAGAATGGCGGAGATGCGAACAAATCTTTCCAATATCGTCCTAGCGCTATACCCAATTATAAAAGCTCTGATTCAGGGTAAACAATCAG GATGTTTTACGGAAGATACGATTTGGGGTATAGATCTAACTTTGGAAAATATGCTTACTACACTGGCTGAACTGGCAACTGATGCCCACTTCGCGGAATTGGGACATTGGGATCAGCCAAAATAA
- the LOC129748191 gene encoding uncharacterized protein LOC129748191 has translation MLRLVVALSAISSALSDTFPKLVEEPWQEAKMSEVANESKNPSEDLLKLLKMAPGYDDEAKKVQVSSTCSGPRCADEKVTYPNYEFEALLSILGNAFLIPVDAKPGLNKRGMGEMRARLASLTFALNPIMNALIQGKKSGCFTAETISNVDQSLEAILTLLTELHTDVNLVELRDWALPK, from the exons ATGCTCCGTTTGGTTGTTGCGTTGTCCGCGATAAGCTCAGCTTTGAGCGACACTTTTCCTAAACTAGTGGAAGAACCCTGGCAAGAAGCGAAAATGTCTGAAGTCGCCAACGAAAGTAAGAATCCCTCAGAAGATTTGTTGAAATTGCTAAAGATGGCGCCCGGTTACGATGATGAGGCGAAGAAAGTTCAAGTATCGTCCACTTGTTCGGGGCCTCGGTGTGCAGACGAAAAAGTCACTTATCCCAATTATGAATTTGAGGCTTTATTGTCGATTTTGGGCAATGCATTCTTGATTCCCGTTGACGCGAAACCCGGCTTGAACAAGCGAGGAATGGGGGAGATGCGAGCAAGGCTCGCCAGTCTCACATTTGCGCTGAATCCAATTATGAATGCTTTGATTCAGGGTAAAAAATCAG GATGTTTTACGGCAGAAACGATTTCCAATGTAGATCAATCTTTGGAAGCAATTCTTACTCTACTGACTGAACTGCATACTGATGTCAACTTGGTGGAATTGAGAGATTGGGCCCTGCCAAAATAA